A genomic stretch from Suncus etruscus isolate mSunEtr1 chromosome 17, mSunEtr1.pri.cur, whole genome shotgun sequence includes:
- the SNAP29 gene encoding synaptosomal-associated protein 29, producing MSAYPSSCNPFDDDGEDEVARPPADRQQALRQEVMRRAEATAASSSRSLSLMYESEKIGVASAEELVRQRGVLEHTEKMVDKMDQDLKTSQKHINSIKSVFGGIVNYFKPKPAETLAQQNGMLPSQTNKSQRLQEAISTSKEQEAAYQASHPNLRKLNDSDSVPAGTSSATSSETYPKNAQLRAYHQKIDSNLDELSLGLGRLKGIALGMQTEIEEQDDILDRLTNKVEKLDVNIQSTERKVRQL from the exons ATGTCGGCCTACCCTTCCAGCTGCAACCCGTTCGACGACGATGGCGAGGACGAGgtggcccgcccgcccgccgatCGGCAGCAGGCCCTGCGACAGGAGGTGATGCGACGGGCCGAGGCCACGGCCGCCAGCTCCAGCAGGTCCTTGTCCCTCATGTACGAGTCCGAGAAAATCGGGGTGGCCTCCGCCGAG GAGCTTGTCCGTCAACGAGGAGTCTTAGAACACACAGAGAAGATGGTAGACAAGATGGACCAAGATTTAAAGACAAGCCAAAAACATATTAACAGCATTAAGAGTGTGTTTGGGGGGATTGTCAACTATTTCAAACCCAAACCTGCAGAGACCCTGGCCCAGCAGAATGGCATGCTCCCCTCCCAGACCAATAAAAG CCAAAGATTGCAAGAAGCCATCAGTACAAGTAAAGAACAGGAAGCAGCGTACCAGGCCAGCCACCCAAATCTCAGGAAGTTGAATGACTCAG ACTCTGTCCCTGCCGGGACTAGTTCTGCAACGAGTTCCGAAACTTACCCAAAAAATGCTCAACTCCGTGCCTATCATCAGAAGATCGACAGCAATCTAG ATGAGCTCTCCTTAGGATTGGGCCGGCTGAAGGGCATAGCACTGGGGATGCAGACAGAAATTGAGGAGCAAGATGACATTCTGGATCGCCTGACAAACAAAGTGGAGAAGTTAGATGTCAACATACAGAGTACAGAAAGAAAAGTTCGACAACTCTAA